Proteins from a genomic interval of Drosophila melanogaster chromosome 2R:
- the mei-W68 gene encoding meiotic W68 codes for MDEFSENIERIALELLSNLVHGNATLSVPRNSSGNVISEYRRVSYNNRGSRHSFCVLIYMLSRVHRLQVRGGSFTVRGLYYDNPLLVRSQSRIAEARLDVCRMLRTSPLSLGILAASKGLVAGDLRLLMTNGDVLDSSLYGGPLTLPTDPEKIDRIETLAEFVLIVEKESVFESLLSRNVFGTFERRFILITGKGYPDCCTRRIVHRLTEENQLAAYILVDADPFGVEIMLVYRHGSKSMSFSSQGLTTPALRWIGLHPSEIPALGTGAVALVAGDNKKINDLLARHDLEPGVRQELRMLQDVQLKAEIESVIDFLTDDYIPNKINRNLFL; via the exons ATGGATGAATTTTCGGAGAATATAGAAAGAATTGCCCTCGAGTTGCTGAGCAACTTGGTTCATGGCAATGCCACTCTTAGTGTTCCCCGAAATTCATCCGGAAACGTGATCTCGGAATATCGACGAGTCAGCTATAATAATCGCGGAAGTCGCCATAGCTTTTGCGTGCTGATTTACATGCTCTCCCGGGTGCACCGATTGCAAGTCCGCGGAGGAAGTTTCACCGTCCGTGGACTATACTATGACAATCCTCTGCTAGTCCGGTCGCAGTCCAGGATTGCCGAAGCCAGGCTAGATGTCTGTCGTATGCTGAGGACATCCCCCCTAAGCTTGGGCATACTGGCCGCCTCCAAGGGCCTGGTGGCAG GCGACTTAAGGCTGCTGATGACCAACGGAGACGTTCTGGACAGCAGCTTGTATGGTGGACCTCTGACATTGCCCACGGATCCCGAGAAGATAGATCGAATCGAAACGCTGGCGGAATTTGTGCTAATCGTTGAAAAGGAGTCGGTTTTTGAGAGTCTCTTATCCAGAAATGTATTTGGTACTTTTGAACGACGCTTCATCCTTATAACTGGAAAAGGATACCCCGATTGCTGTACCCGGAGGATTGTCCATCGGCTCACCGAGGAGAACCAACTGGCGGCCTACATTCTCGTTGACGCCGATCCATTTGGCGTCGAGATAATGCTAGTCTATCGCCATGGCTCGAAGTCCATGAGTTTTTCCAGCCAAGGACTAACCACACCTGCGCTGCGTTGGATTGGTCTACACCCCTCGGAGATTCCCGCACTCGGCACTGGAGCGGTTGCCCTGGTTGCCGGCGACAACAAGAAAATCAATGACCTCCTCGCCCGCCACGATTTGGAGCCGGGAGTGCGGCAGGAACTGCGCATGCTGCAGGACGTTCAGCTGAAGGCCGAAATCGAGAGTGTCATCGACTTCCTGACCGACGACtatataccaaataaaatcaatcgGAACTTGTTTTTGTAG